Within Dysosmobacter sp. Marseille-Q4140, the genomic segment GGCAAAGGGATAATCCTTGTCATATTCATAATGGGGCATATACGCACCTCCTTACAGCTCCGGCTCAGACTTCCCCTTGCGGGGCGCCTGGGCCTTGTTTTTGTTCCTGCACTCCTGTTTGCTCTGTTCCAGCCGCTCCCTGATGGAGGGCTTGCGGTCCGCCTGCTTCGCCTGGGGGCGGTCGTGCTGCCATGGGTCATCCGTGGGGAACAGATACCCCCGGCTGGTGAAGCACCCCCGGTCCTCCTCCAGGGCGCGCCGGCCGAAGGGGGCGGGGTCAATGGCGGCCCGGAGGTCGTCCGTCAGGCCGATGGTCAGTTTCTCCTCCAGGTACTCCCAGCCCAGGTCCTCCAGGGTCCGAACATGGGGCTCCAGCACGAAGCAGTCCACATTTTTCTCAAATTCCAGGAACTGCTCCGCCGTGGTCAGCCGATAGGGGGACTCCTGGACAGCAGCCAGAAGGTCCCGGTCCTCCTGGGATAGGGCGGCAACGGCTTTCGCTACCGCCGCCAGCTCCTCCCGGCTCATGTTCTGTTCAGCGCCGCCCAGGGAAATATCCGGGATTGCTTTATCTGCCATTCACGCCCTCCTTCCGTTTGGGGAACTCCAATTTGAAGCGGACATACTTCTCGCCGGTATCGTCCAGCACCACCACCGCGTCATAGGCGGCGCCCTTCTTTTCAGACCACATCCCCTTGACGGAGGTGCGGCCCTTCTTCAAAAGGTCGCCGGCCATCTTTTTTGTCAGCTCCTTCTTGCGGGAGGTCCAGAAGCGGTCGTCCTTCCAAAGGACAAAGCGGCAGGCGCGGTCGGAGCAGTAAAAATTCTTCCTGCCCTCATAGACCGGCTTGCCGCAGCGGGGGCAGAGACCCACGGCCTCCCGCTCCGGGGCGAACAGTTTCTGGCCCTCCTCGGAGATGTGGGAATAGGTTTTCACCAGTTCCCGCGCCATGTCAGAGATCCCCGCCATGAAAGCGGCGGGATCGCCCTCACCCCTGGCGATGGCGGTCAGCTTCTGCTCCCACTCCGCCGTGAGCATGGGAGAGGTCAGCGTATCCGGCAGGACAGTGACCAGGTTGATCCCCGCCTTGGTAGGGATGAGGCTTTTCCCTTTGCGCTCCACAAACCCGGCCGCCACCAGCTTCTCCAGGATCGCCGCCCTGGTGGCCGGGGTGCCCAGGCCCTTGCGCTCGGCGTCCTCCGGCATCTCCTCTTTCCCGGCAGTCTCCATCGCCGCCAGGAGGGTGTCCTCCGTGTACGCCTTGGGCGGGGCGGTGAAGTGTTCGGTGACAGCGGCCTCCACCTGGTCAAAAAGTTGACCCTCGGTGAAGTCCGGCAGAGCGGCGGGTTCCGCCTCGCCCTCCGGCTGCTCCTTCAGGGAAGCGCGGAAAATGTGGTCGATCTCACGCCAGCCCTCGGAGAGGATGCGCCGCCCCTTGGCGGTGAAGGTCTGCCCGCCGCAGGTAAAGGTCGCCGTCACCGCCTCGTACACATAGGGCTCCGCAACCGCGCACAGCAGCTCCCGGCACACCAGCAGAAGGATATTGCGCTCACCCACGGGCAGTTCGGACAGGTCCGCCTTCTCCAGCTCCAGCGTGGGGATGATGGCGTGGTGGTCGGACACCTTCTTGTCATTTACCAGCAAGGACACATCCGGGAAGAACTCCCCGCACCCGTCAAAGGGCGGTACCTTGGCCGCCAGGTGGAGGACCACCGAAGCGGTCTCCGCCATGTCGGCGGTCAAAAACCGGCTGTCCGTCCGGGGATAGGTCAGCAGCTTTTTCTCATAGAGGGATTGTGCGTAGTCCAGCGTCTGTTTCGCCGTGTAGCCGAAGATGCGGTTGGCCTCCCGCTGGAGGGTGGTCAGGTCGTAGAGCCTGGGCGGTGCCTCTTTCTTCTGTTCACGGGTGACGGAAGCGCAGACTGCCTCCGCGCCGGCACAGGCCGCCCTCAGGGCCTCCGCCTCCTCCGGGGCGGCGATCTTCTCCGACACCGCCTCGGCCCCGCCCAGGGTCAGGCGCACATGATGGTATTTCTCTTTGCGGAACATTGTGATTTTGCTGTCCCGGTCCACCAGCATGGCAAGGGTGGGGGTCTGCACCCGCCCCACATTCAGGGTGCGGTGGTAGAGGACAGAAAAAAGTCTTGTGGCGTTGATCCCAATGAGCCAGTCTGCTTTCTGGCGGCAGAGGGCGGACTGGTACAGCGGGTCATACTCCGCGCCGGGGCGCAGGTCCTGGAAGCCCTCCCGGATCGCCGCGTCCTCCATGGAAGAGATCCACAGACGGGAGAAGGGCTTCTGGCATCCCGCCATCTCATAGACCAGCCGGAAGATGAGCTCGCCCTCCCGCCCGGCGTCGCAGGCGTTGACCAGCTCGGTGACGTCCTCTCGCTCCATGAGGTGCTTCAAGTTCTGGAAGGCGTCCTCCTTGCCATTCGCCAGCACATAGCGGAAGGGCTCCGGCAGGATGGGAAGGTCATCATACTTCCATTTCTTATAACCAAGGTCGTACCCGGCTGCGTCCATCGGGGACACCAAA encodes:
- a CDS encoding DNA topoisomerase 3; protein product: MKLIICEKPSVAKSIASALGVTSRADGCFEGNGLIVSWCVGHLVSPMDAAGYDLGYKKWKYDDLPILPEPFRYVLANGKEDAFQNLKHLMEREDVTELVNACDAGREGELIFRLVYEMAGCQKPFSRLWISSMEDAAIREGFQDLRPGAEYDPLYQSALCRQKADWLIGINATRLFSVLYHRTLNVGRVQTPTLAMLVDRDSKITMFRKEKYHHVRLTLGGAEAVSEKIAAPEEAEALRAACAGAEAVCASVTREQKKEAPPRLYDLTTLQREANRIFGYTAKQTLDYAQSLYEKKLLTYPRTDSRFLTADMAETASVVLHLAAKVPPFDGCGEFFPDVSLLVNDKKVSDHHAIIPTLELEKADLSELPVGERNILLLVCRELLCAVAEPYVYEAVTATFTCGGQTFTAKGRRILSEGWREIDHIFRASLKEQPEGEAEPAALPDFTEGQLFDQVEAAVTEHFTAPPKAYTEDTLLAAMETAGKEEMPEDAERKGLGTPATRAAILEKLVAAGFVERKGKSLIPTKAGINLVTVLPDTLTSPMLTAEWEQKLTAIARGEGDPAAFMAGISDMARELVKTYSHISEEGQKLFAPEREAVGLCPRCGKPVYEGRKNFYCSDRACRFVLWKDDRFWTSRKKELTKKMAGDLLKKGRTSVKGMWSEKKGAAYDAVVVLDDTGEKYVRFKLEFPKRKEGVNGR